TCTCGATTTCGGCGTGGGCTACGAGAACCCCACGAGCTACCCCGCGCCCGGCCAGATCATTCTCTATCCCGGCGGCCTCAGCGAGACCGAGATCCTGCTCGCCTATGGCGGCGTGCGCTTTGCGAGCAAGATGGGCCAGCTCGCCGGCAACCATTTCATCACGCTGACCTCGGGCCTCGAGAACCTGGCGACGCTGGGCAAGAGCGTGCTGTGGAATGGCGCGCTGCCGATTCGTTTCGAGGAAGTCTGAGTGACCGACACAAGCTACCCGCGCGATCTCCGTGGCTATGGCCGCAACCCGCCGCACCCGCAATGGCCCGGCGATGCCCGGATAGCCGTGCAGTTCGTCGTCAATTTCGAGGAAGGCGGCGAGAACAACATTTTGCACGGCGACCGCGCCTCGGAAGCGTTTCTGTCCGACGTGCTCGGCGCGCAGCCCTGGCCGGGTCAGCGCCACGCCAATATCGAATCGATGTTCGAATATGGCTCGCGCGCCGGCTTCTGGCGGCTGTGGCGGATGTTCACCGCGCGCAACTGGCCGACCACGGTGTTCGGCGTCGCTACCGCGTTGAAGCGCAATCCCGAGATCGTCGCTGCCATGAATGAGGCCGGCTGGGATATCGCCAGCCACAGCCTGAAATGGATCGAGCACAAGGACATGTCCGAGGCGCAGGAGCGCGCCGAGATCGCGGAGGCGATCCGCGTCCATACCGAAGCCACCGGCTCGCGCCCCCTCGGCTGGTACACCGGACGCTCCTCGATCAATACTAACCGCCTGCTGATGGAGGAAGGCGGCTTCCTCTATCTCTGCGACTCCTATGCCGACGATCTGCCCTATTGGATCAAGGGCAGGAGCGGCAAGCAGCTCGTCATCCCCTATACGCTCGATGCCAACGACATGCGCTTCATCAACCCGCAGGGCTTTTCCGAAGGCGAGCAGTTCTTCACCTATTTGAAGGATGCCTTCGACGTGCTCTATGCCGAAGGCGAGAGCGCGCCGAAGATGATGTCGGTGGGCCTGCACTGCCGTCTCGCCGGCCGGCCCGGCCGCGCTGCCGGCTTGATCCGCTTCCTGGATTACATCGGCAAGCACGAACGCGTCTGGGTGCCGACGCGATTGCAGATCGCACGGCACTGGCATGACAAGCACGCCCATCTGGCGGCCGACGCATTCGAGATCGGGTGAAAGATGTCGCAGATCTCGCTGGCCGATCTCAATGCATCAAGCCACGTCGATTTTGTCGCGGCGCTCGCCAACGTCGTCGAATACTCGCCGTGGATCGCCGAGCAGCTCGCCGGCAAGCGGCCGTTCGCCGGTATCAACCAGTTGCACACGGCCCTGATGGCGGCGATCCAGAGCGCCGAGCCTGATGTTCAGTTGGCGCTGATAAGGGCGCATCCCGATCTCGCCAACAAGACCCAGCGCGCGGCGGGCCTGACGGCAGAATCGACCGACGAGCAGAACAGTGCCGGCCTCGACCGGTTGTCGGAGGCCGAGTACGCTGCGTTCGAGCGCGTCAACAACGCCTACCGCGACAAGTTCGGCTTCCCCTACATCGTCTGCGTGCGCCGTCACACCAAGGATTCCGTGCTGCGCGACTTCGAGACGCGCTTGCGCAACATCGCAAAGACGGAGACGCGACGCGCGATCGAGGAAATCGGCCGTATCTCCGCGCTACGGCTGGATCAGCTCGTCCTTGCCGACGACAAGTTGAAGGTGCATGGCCGGCTCTCGACCCATGTGCTGGACAATCACGTCGGCAAGCCCGCGGCCGGCATCCCGATCGAGCTGGTGGAGCTCGCGAGCCTCGGCGAGAGCCGCGTCATCGCACGCGCGGTGACCAATGCCGACGGTCGCACCGACCAGCCGTTGATCGGCGGCCGCCCGCTGCCGATCGGCCGCTACGAGCTCAGATTCAGCGTCGCCAGATATTACGCCGAACGCAATGTGCCGCTGTCCGACCCGCCCTTCCTCGACGATATCCCGCTGCGCTTTGCGATCGGCGAGCCGGAAAGCCACTATCACGTTCCCTTGCTGGTCACGCCCTGGAGCTATTCGACCTATCGCGGCAGTTAAACGTGTTGCGCGGATGAGGCGACCGTCGCCGCGTCCGCCTCCGCTGTCGCGCCGCCGCTCAGGCCGTTGAAGAAGGCATTGAGCAGCACGGAAACGATCGCGCAGAGCAGGATGCCGGACTCCAGCAGCGGCTGGAGATCGTGGGGCATATTCCGGAAAAAGCCGGGGGCGGCGAGCGGGATCAGGCCGAAGCCGATCGAGACCGCGACGATGAACAGATTGTAGCGGTTGTTGCGGAAATCGACCGAGGTGAGGATGCGCGCGCCTGTTGCGGCTACCATGCCGAACATCACGAGGCCTGCGCCGCCGAGCACGACCAGCGGCACCGCCTCGACCAATGCGGCCAGCTTCGGCAACAAGCCGAGCACGAGCATGATGCAACCGCCCGTCACGGTCACCCAGCGCGAGCGCACGGCAGTGACCGAGACGAGGCCGACATTTTGCGAGAACGAGGTGTACGGAAAGGTGTTGAAGATGCCGCCGAGCAGCGTGCCGACGCCGTCCGCGCGCAGGCCCCGGCTCAGCGCCTCGCGGTCGACGGCCTTGCCGGTGATGTCGCCGAGCGCGAGGAACATGCCGAGCGATTCGATCATCACCACGATCATGACGACG
The nucleotide sequence above comes from Bradyrhizobium sp. NDS-1. Encoded proteins:
- a CDS encoding DUF3830 family protein, whose protein sequence is MGKLAIRAGDFSFDARFEEQLAPKTVAAFRKALPFESHIIHVRWSGEGVWMPLGDLDFGVGYENPTSYPAPGQIILYPGGLSETEILLAYGGVRFASKMGQLAGNHFITLTSGLENLATLGKSVLWNGALPIRFEEV
- the puuE gene encoding allantoinase PuuE — encoded protein: MTDTSYPRDLRGYGRNPPHPQWPGDARIAVQFVVNFEEGGENNILHGDRASEAFLSDVLGAQPWPGQRHANIESMFEYGSRAGFWRLWRMFTARNWPTTVFGVATALKRNPEIVAAMNEAGWDIASHSLKWIEHKDMSEAQERAEIAEAIRVHTEATGSRPLGWYTGRSSINTNRLLMEEGGFLYLCDSYADDLPYWIKGRSGKQLVIPYTLDANDMRFINPQGFSEGEQFFTYLKDAFDVLYAEGESAPKMMSVGLHCRLAGRPGRAAGLIRFLDYIGKHERVWVPTRLQIARHWHDKHAHLAADAFEIG
- the uraD gene encoding 2-oxo-4-hydroxy-4-carboxy-5-ureidoimidazoline decarboxylase — translated: MSQISLADLNASSHVDFVAALANVVEYSPWIAEQLAGKRPFAGINQLHTALMAAIQSAEPDVQLALIRAHPDLANKTQRAAGLTAESTDEQNSAGLDRLSEAEYAAFERVNNAYRDKFGFPYIVCVRRHTKDSVLRDFETRLRNIAKTETRRAIEEIGRISALRLDQLVLADDKLKVHGRLSTHVLDNHVGKPAAGIPIELVELASLGESRVIARAVTNADGRTDQPLIGGRPLPIGRYELRFSVARYYAERNVPLSDPPFLDDIPLRFAIGEPESHYHVPLLVTPWSYSTYRGS